The following are from one region of the Biomphalaria glabrata chromosome 12, xgBioGlab47.1, whole genome shotgun sequence genome:
- the LOC129922135 gene encoding uncharacterized protein K02A2.6-like: MNGWPQRKQDLDNRVKPYFDFADTLGLNNGVILKGEGVVIPFSMRQEMKKKLHTAHIAYDGMMRRARQTMFWPGMADEIKQMAETCTACQERKPMNQRETLIQHDEGNVPWEKVGADLMEVDERQYLITVDYYSNFIEHDYLSTTTSQDVIRKLKGQFARFGAPKMLITDGGPQFSSNEFLRFTRRWNIHHIRSDPGYPRTNGKAEAAVKIMKNLILKTKHNGDDPYEALLELRNTPRQCTGFSPVEMCLKRSPRTLIPSTSKCLRWYPGIIREQPSPRFYKINGDNGGFYIRNRFHIRPRKTIVKDTDVYDGNVLDDDDDNERPDFSDNCSQHAAQSGVVSHVPDNNCDRNKPARTSTR, from the exons ATGAATGGATGGCctcaaagaaaacaagatttagACAACAGGGTAAAACCATATTTTGATTTTGCTGATACTTTGGGACTTAATAATGGAGTAATTTTGAAAGGAGAAGGGGTAGTCATACCTTTCAGTATGCgtcaagaaatgaagaaaaaactGCACACAGCACACATTGCATATGATGGAATGATGAGGAGGGCCCGGCAGACGATGTTCTGGCCAGGCATGGCTGATGAAATAAAGCAGATGGCAGAGACATGCACTGCTTGTCAAGAAAGAAAACCTATGAACCAGAGAGAAACACTTATACAACATGATGAAGGAAATGTACCATGGGAAAAAGTTGGAGCTGACCTGATGGAAGTGGATGAAAGACAGTATCTAATTACTGTTGATTATTACTCTAATTTTATTGAGCATGATTATctatcaacaacaacatcacaagATGTGATTAGAAAATTGAAAGGACAATTCGCTCGGTTTGGTGCTCCAAAAATGTTAATAACAGATGGCGGTCCACAATTTAGTTCAAATGAGTTTTTGAGATTCACAAGGCGATGGAACATCCATCACATCAGATCAGATCCTGGTTATCCGAGAACAAATGGGAAGGCGGAAGCTGCTGTAaagataatgaagaatttaatactgaaaacTAAACATAATGGGGATGATCCATATGAAGCTTTACTGGAACTCAGAAATACACCTCGGCAATGTACCGGATTTAGCCCAGTTGAAATGTGTCTCAAAAGAAGTCCTCGGACATTGATTCCCAGCACTTCAAAGTGTTTAA GATGGTATCCTGGAATAATCAGGGAACAACCATCTCCAAGATTTTATAAGATCAATGGGGATAATGGAGGATTCTACATACGCAACAGATTTCATATTAGGCCAAGGAAAACTATTGTGAAAGACACTGATGTCTATGATGGGAATGtcttggatgatgatgatgataatgaaagGCCAGATTTTTCTGATAACTGTTCTCAACATGCAGCACAGTCTGGAGTTGTTTCTCATGTACCAGACAATAATTGTGATAGAAATAAGCCAGCAAGAACTAGCACTCGATAA